ATATAGTGTGGCTTTACTCCTAAGCTTGTGGAATTTATTTCCTGCTTTTACTAGAGGCTTTTCTTTTCTTCCTCCGCCGGCCACTACTCCGATTGTACATCTGCATTCGGAATTCAAAGTCTTCATTACGCCTGAAGGAAGCAGTATTACTGTTTTCTTATTATCATGAGCTATTAATGTAGCATAAGTACCTGAAGACCTGACAAATTTGCCCCCGTCCCCAGGTCTTGATTCTATATTATAAATATAAGTTCCCTCAGGGATATTCTTCAAAGGAAGTGTATTCCCAATTTCAACTTCGGCCATTATTCCTGTTGCTATACTACTACCTACTCGAATTCCTTCTGGTACAAGAAATAATTCTTGTTCTTTATTATCAAAAAGAATCGTTGCTACTGGTGAAGTTCTAGCAGGATCATTGAATAGTTCTCTAACAACACCGCGTGTTACTCCATCTCTCTCTTCGTT
This genomic stretch from Methanofastidiosum sp. harbors:
- a CDS encoding 50S ribosomal protein L2; this translates as MGKRIISQRRGRGTNTYKAPSHRYNGRVKHRSYDNEERDGVTRGVVRELFNDPARTSPVATILFDNKEQELFLVPEGIRVGSSIATGIMAEVEIGNTLPLKNIPEGTYIYNIESRPGDGGKFVRSSGTYATLIAHDNKKTVILLPSGVMKTLNSECRCTIGVVAGGGRKEKPLVKAGNKFHKLRSKATLYPKVRGIAMNHNDHPFGGGNHKHPGKGTTCSRNAPPGRKVGHIAAKRTGRRR